In one Maniola jurtina chromosome 13, ilManJurt1.1, whole genome shotgun sequence genomic region, the following are encoded:
- the LOC123871003 gene encoding jerky protein homolog-like, which produces MASKRKRVVLSLADKLKIIEQLDKGVTGKKLSEIYDVGQATISDIKNSKSTLLTEKLGYSSFKASNGWLRNFKFRHGVRELDLAGEKLSADSAAAENFIEKFKTASESYDPEFVYNADETGLVWKALPKTTLASKRESSAPGHKVSKERVTVLNCANSTGNHKLPLLLIGKSRNPRAFKNVKKLPLFYKSQPKAWMTAALFTEWYDEVFIPEVKKHQKSVGKEGSKVLLIVDNAPTHPTAELLERENGQFKTTFLPPNVTSLLQPMDQSVIETMKRHYRRQLLRKLLIEGAEDEELVLANHSKINLKDCCYMVAEAWSLVTAVTLRRAWNKLKGLPSEKNKKKESEENEKQEYGEDDDDEDALSLEEIRKMIVKIPGCTEVSAEDVGEWMACDTSDPGFQILNDDEIVVSVREDVEVEEELSADVEVDAGPSASEAFAGLETALKWMERQPECDHLQLLTVKRMRDLAARKRLKTAKQLTLTEMFKKQ; this is translated from the coding sequence ATGGCTTCGAAAAGAAAACGTGTTGTGCTATCGTTAGCGGACAAACTGAAAATTATAGAGCAACTCGATAAAGGTGTAACGGGTAAGAAGTTGTCTGAGATTTATGATGTTGGACAAGCAACAATTTCTGACATTAAAAACAGTAAGTCAACACTTTTAACAGAAAAGCTTGGTTATTCATCTTTTAAGGCTAGTAACGGCTGGCTAAGGAATTTTAAATTCAGGCATGGTGTACGCGAGTTAGATTTGGCTGGTGAGAAGCTTTCAGCAGACTCTGCAGCTgctgaaaattttattgaaaaatttaaaactgcaTCAGAATCCTATGATCCGGAGTTTGTTTATAATGCCGATGAAACTGGCCTTGTTTGGAAAGCATTACCAAAAACCACTTTGGCTTCTAAAAGGGAATCTAGTGCCCCTGGACATAAGGTCAGTAAAGAACGTGTTACAGTGCTTAACTGTGCCAACTCCACTGGAAATCATAAACTGCCACTTCTTTTGATAGGAAAGTCAAGAAATCCAAGAGcatttaaaaacgtaaaaaaacttcCACTCTTCTACAAAAGTCAACCCAAGGCCTGGATGACTGCAGCTTTGTTTACCGAATGGTATGATGAAGTGTTTATTCCTGAAGTGAAAAAGCACCAAAAATCGGTGGGAAAAGAAGGCAGTAAGGTGCTTTTAATTGTTGATAACGCACCCACTCATCCTACAGCAGAACTGTTGGAAAGAGAGAATGGGCAGTTTAAAACGACGTTTTTGCCTCCCAATGTTACAAGTTTGCTGCAACCCATGGACCAGTCTGTTATTGAAACAATGAAGCGCCATTACAGAAGGCAACTGCTGAGAAAACTGCTGATCGAAGGTGCTGAAGATGAAGAATTGGTTTTGGCAAATCAtagcaaaataaatttaaaggaCTGCTGTTACATGGTAGCGGAAGCTTGGAGTTTGGTTACGGCAGTGACGCTAAGACGTGCGTGGAATAAACTGAAAGGCCTACCGTCTgagaagaacaaaaaaaaagaatctgaAGAAAATGAGAAACAAGAATATGgagaggatgatgatgatgaagatgcgTTGTCACTAGAGGAAATAAGAAAAATGATTGTAAAAATTCCTGGTTGTACAGAAGTAAGTGCTGAAGATGTAGGAGAGTGGATGGCTTGTGACACGTCTGACCCTGGTTTTCAAATTCTCAATGACGATGAAATTGTTGTAAGTGTGAGAGAAGATGTTGAAGTGGAAGAAGAACTTTCTGCTGATGTTGAAGTAGACGCTGGACCATCAGCTAGTGAAGCATTTGCCGGCCTCGAGACTGCTTTGAAGTGGATGGAGCGTCAGCCCGAGTGTGACCACTTGCAACTGCTTACCGTCAAGCGAATGCGTGACCTGGCTGCCCGAAAACGGTTGAAGACCGCAAAACAGCTTACATTAACGGAGATgtttaaaaaacaatga